Proteins from a single region of Pithys albifrons albifrons isolate INPA30051 chromosome 10, PitAlb_v1, whole genome shotgun sequence:
- the PIGC gene encoding phosphatidylinositol N-acetylglucosaminyltransferase subunit C, with amino-acid sequence MERAAESPARAGAMEPVPVRRWQKVLYERQPFPDNYVDQRFLEELRKNVHARQYRYGAVVFQSGAVVQQLCSVCVFVLTWWYMDAGMLSPQGLFGAALLSSLLGYVLFDAVDGGAGRCESGRTRWADLKSTLVFAAFTYGFSPVLKTLTESISTDTIYAMSALMLLGHLIFFDYGANAAIVSSTLSLNMAIFASVCLASRLPRSLHAFVMVTFAMQIFALWPMLQKKLKARTPRCYVAVTVLFALAALAALGTVSSVGAVLFASLLLAISCLCPYCLIRLQLLKDNIHGPWDEAEIKEDLSRFLM; translated from the coding sequence atGGAACGGGCCGCGGAGTCCCCCGCCCGTGCCGGGGCCATGGAGCCGGTCCCGGTGCGGCGGTGGCAGAAGGTGCTGTACGAGCGGCAGCCCTTCCCCGATAACTACGTGGACCAGCGGTTCCTGGAGGAGCTGCGCAAGAACGTGCACGCCCGGCAGTACCGCTACGGGGCCGTCGTCTTCCAGTCGGGGGCGGTGgtgcagcagctgtgcagcGTCTGCGTGTTCGTCCTCACCTGGTGGTACATGGACGCCGGGATGCTGAGCCCGCAGGGGCTCTTCGGGGCGGCCCTGCTGTCCTCCCTGCTCGGCTACGTCCTGTTCGACGCCGTGGACGGCGGCGCCGGGCGCTGCGAGAGCGGCCGGACGCGCTGGGCTGACCTCAAGAGCACGCTGGTGTTCGCCGCCTTCACCTACGGCTTCTCCCCCGTGCTGAAGACGCTGACCGAGTCTATCAGCACCGACACCATCTATGCCATGTCGGCCCTCATGTTGCTGGGCCACCTCATCTTCTTCGACTACGGCGCAAACGCCGCCATCGTGTCCAGCACGCTGTCCCTCAACATGGCCATCTTTGCCTCGGTGTGCCTGGCCTCGCGCCTGCCCCGCTCGCTGCACGCCTTCGTCATGGTCACCTTCGCCATGCAGATCTTCGCGCTCTGGCCCATGCTGCAGAAGAAGCTGAAGGCGCGCACGCCGCGGTGCTACGTGGCGGTGACGGTGCTGTTCGCGCTGGCGGCCCTGGCGGCGCTGGGCACCGTATCCAGCGTGGGCGCCGTGCTCTTCGCCTCGCTGCTGCTCGccatctcctgcctctgcccatACTGCCTCATCCGCCTCCAGCTGCTCAAGGACAACATCCACGGGCCGTGGGATGAGGCTGAAATCAAGGAGGACCTCTCCAGGTTCCTCATGTAG